From a single Sinomonas atrocyanea genomic region:
- a CDS encoding rhomboid family intramembrane serine protease: protein MDARLAVRARAGLATMTAVTALLYAIQCVNMATFGLLTRWFGIRPRDVSSLPDIVTSPLVHDPTGWGHLAANTLPLFVFGFLAFLAGIRQFLTAVGLSWLASGTGVWMFGGNLLGAPSITVGASGVIFGLFGFLLVRGFFNRSWWQILLALVLFAAYGSVLLGILPTVGRGISWQAHLFGLAGGVAAAVILRPRGRVAV, encoded by the coding sequence GTGGACGCACGCCTCGCGGTGAGGGCACGGGCCGGACTCGCGACCATGACGGCCGTGACCGCCCTCCTCTACGCGATCCAGTGCGTCAACATGGCCACGTTCGGCCTGCTCACCCGCTGGTTCGGCATCCGGCCCCGTGACGTGAGCAGCCTGCCGGACATCGTCACCTCGCCCCTCGTGCACGACCCGACCGGCTGGGGGCACCTCGCGGCCAACACGCTGCCGCTGTTCGTCTTCGGGTTCCTCGCCTTCCTCGCAGGGATCAGGCAGTTCCTCACCGCGGTCGGCCTGTCCTGGCTCGCCTCCGGAACCGGCGTGTGGATGTTCGGCGGGAACCTCCTCGGGGCCCCGTCCATCACCGTCGGGGCCTCCGGGGTGATCTTCGGCCTGTTCGGGTTCCTGCTCGTGCGCGGGTTCTTCAACCGCAGCTGGTGGCAGATCCTCCTCGCCCTCGTGCTCTTCGCCGCGTACGGCAGCGTGCTCCTGGGCATCCTGCCCACCGTGGGCAGGGGCATCTCGTGGCAGGCGCACCTGTTCGGCCTTGCGGGCGGCGTGGCCGCGGCCGTCATCCTCCGGCCCCGGGGCCGGGTGGCGGTCTGA